In Zerene cesonia ecotype Mississippi chromosome 18, Zerene_cesonia_1.1, whole genome shotgun sequence, the following are encoded in one genomic region:
- the LOC119834135 gene encoding smad nuclear-interacting protein 1, with translation MKSKRRHHDSSEESEESDVSEKSSSSSDSESDVSSVSDHRHKKKKKRADSSESESDSGDQKRVKKRKHKKKKRKHGKKKRRSESEHNDSDDNISISEGEISVKKKRKHKHKHSKRAHGSSEEEEHVSVERRLHSVVKECRADSEEQRPCRTYYQKEYSQSGGNDYDRENEVERFYRGSSKDRRQHYQDNYYPEQERGERYPPQQERFDRNRDKYGQSSQYNEYNQRAREYDQYKRHPRYDDPRPDDGYQKRRNEPYLRDDPRGNNKFKQYGERGPIRKEFPDEREYHQRRGPPEPVAFREREYPEKRERFQEETRSSDRSRDVRRERLGRPDKPIAPEREYSRSPEDRYKEKRRVENREERGERDRDGDSYREREDRRRERSADRHRPTNDARSDRGGPRERKTRFADADEKKDYSWGKTEVKKEGSQQGEKEKPNFGLSGKLTADANTVNGVVIKYTEPDDAKQPKRRWRFYPFKGDKALPILYIHRQSAFLIGRDKKVCDIPLEHPSISKQHAALQYRAAPFQRADGSAGRRVRPYVIDLDSANGTFVNNKKIEPRRYVELLERDVVKFGFSQREYVLLHENSKDDAQDDDQDAALPVTTTDKIKQEKRAKEETAADG, from the exons ATGAAATCTAAACGACGCCATCATGATTCGTCAGAAGAATCTGAAGAATCAGATGTAAGTGAGAAGTCAAGCAGTTCCTCTGATAGCGAAAGCGATGTTTCCTCAGTATCTGATCACCggcataaaaagaaaaagaagaggGCAGATTCTTCGGAGTCTGAAAGTGATTCTGGCGATCAGAAAAGAGTTAAGAAACGgaaacataagaaaaaaaagcgAAAGCATGGTAAAAAGAAGCGTCGCTCCGAATCTGAACATAATGACTCCGATGACAACATATCAATTAGTGAGGGTGAAATATCCGTAAAGAAGAAAAGGAAGCATAAGCATAAGCATTCAAAACGAGCCCACGGATCATCTGAGGAGGAAG agCATGTCAGTGTTGAACGCCGCTTACACAGTGTTGTCAAGGAATGTCGTGCTGATTCTGAAGAACAGCGTCCATGTAGAACATACTACCA GAAAGAATACTCACAATCTGGTGGCAATGACTATGACAGGGAAAATGAAGTTGAGAGGTTTTATCGAGGCTCTAGTAAAGATCGTAGACAACATTACCAAGATAACTACTATCCTGAGCAAGAGCGTGGTGAAAG atATCCACCACAACAGGAAAGGTTTGATAGGAATAGAGATAAATATGGTCAGAGTAGTCAGTACAATGAGTATAATCAAAGAGCAAGGGAATATGATCAGTACAAAAG GCATCCACGCTATGATGATCCTAGGCCTGATGATGGATACCAAAAACGAAGAAATGAACCTTATTTAAGGGACGACCCAAGAG gTAACAATAAGTTTAAGCAGTATGGAGAGAGAGGTCCTATTAGAAAGGAATTTCCGGATGAAAGGGAGTATCATCAAAG GCGAGGTCCTCCAGAACCAGTGGCATTCCGCGAAAGGGAATACCCAGAGAAGCGTGAGAGATTCCAAGAAGAAACCCGTTCATCAGACAG GAGCAGAGACGTCCGTCGCGAAAGGTTGGGACGGCCCGATAAACCCATAGCACCGGAAAG GGAATATTCCAGAAGCCCGGAAGATCGGTACAAGGAGAAGAGAAGAGTCGAGAATAGAGAAGAGAGAGGAGAACGGGATCGCGATGGAGACAGCTACAGAGAACGAGAGGATCGTAGACGAGAGCGTAGCGCGGATAGACACAGGCCTACTAACGACGCTCGTTCGGATAGAGGCGGGCCTAGGGAGAGAAAGACCAG GTTTGCTGATGCGGACGAAAAGAAAGACTACAGCTGGGGCAAGACGGAAGTGAAGAAGGAGGGAAGTCAACAAGGGGAGAAGGAAAAACCGAACTTCGGTTTATCGGGAAAACTGACAGCCGACGCTAACACCGTCAATGGCGTTGTTATCAAATACACTGAGCCAGATGACGCTAAGCAACCGAAAAGACGCTGGAG GTTCTACCCGTTCAAGGGCGACAAGGCGCTGCCGATTCTGTACATCCACCGGCAGTCGGCGTTCCTGATCGGGCGCGACAAGAAGGTGTGCGACATCCCGCTGGAGCACCCGTCCATCAGCAAGCAGCACGCCGCGCTGCAGTACCGCGCCGCGCCCTTCCAGCGCGCCGACGGCAGCGCCGGCCGCCGCGTGCGCCCCTACGTCATCGACCTGG ATTCAGCAAACGGcacatttgtaaataacaaGAAGATCGAGCCGCGCCGCTATGTGGAGCTGCTGGAGAGGGATGTCGTGAAATTTGGTTTCTCTCAACGCGAATACGTGCTACTGCATGAAAATAG TAAGGATGACGCCCAAGACGATGACCAAGATGCTGCATTACCGGTCACCACTACCGACAAG ATCAAGCAGGAGAAACGTGCCAAGGAAGAAACTGCGGCCGATGGCTAA
- the LOC119834136 gene encoding proto-oncogene tyrosine-protein kinase ROS, with amino-acid sequence MSAPQNWHKWLVLSLLGLALSARTIGCDYSSITEKFGAEAVSRCNEKCPFQNRTGETHFDVNCGSDCSVQQCRIGCGLWLEGLEISCQTACNVTSEMALSRELYCVMGCNEALNTYFQMIRDLIGTPPAPALVADSLTATSLSLVWEAPNLGNLSYLVQWRYEELPGSWQYYSNSSRSDKSIINVENLRPYTKYRFRVAIFLSGRSSAGEPVYSSPSVVISTLESGKPSSAPTALRAAAPDPSRVAISWEPGPFPNGPLISYVLRLADTQPNTDVLEDMPASNKTLFYMFQNLAPAREYEVSVAMRNAVGEGPRAYVRISTPPLPTSIPTQQPVLILGGEHNILAASANDMLSDPIELYSTDHNITGVGVDISSNSLFISVSNGYVYRSSLSKKNVPEAILTPDTISYKPLDLSVDWLNKHLYILGEVYHKNEGSLNNASMYPSWEISRCDFDGKNKMFTLAGFHSRPIHFEVDAYNGYLFWALRGIERGGLYRIDLANILNGVRYEASPELIVRDAHLGAFTVDHADFRLLVAHLRRNTVLAVSLDGREVTDFRSNTQTPMFFSPRSIAYANGLFYWTNGKEMLTEEYHAKSDSYFHNEYPVAYNTKNIATRQVLVALRSCQPIPVPVNPPLGVQSVMGISRAKVSWSPPHLLGHQGSGAWQQWTFHLQLTHVGTGETIDIKNIKESTRIVENIEQDTEYVVRVAAVTQSGSGPWSSEFVGKTLKSTPTTLQSTLLWSGPDGLLQTDLTGDNLQTLIHRRDLENLKIIDISWYRDKLYLVTNASTVMWYNTTTRKRDFMPNMENVGSLAVDWVGKKIYWSNPKQQLITRGNFDGSNREPVPIVTVAKELTIDSLGAYIYWNTGHAVEAARLNGENKLIYYPAQLFSGKQVMGLTADLENKWLYWLVRSYDGSELHRALTADRIAPGVSEISGTLVSRLSGTATLGPLCYFSGRLVWVQDASRAVVSDLAGKYTAELIPRVHVIAVRDPTLHHGSESIIAIPETINSSSIAVEGEWDKFNVTWAPATRVNVNNSRVYYDVSLQFPGQFKIEKTVEEPWVGVRSRRIEPYSAVEVSVRAHTQWGGGAAGRARARSPQAPPAAPTAPRLYVQPASSGGSNRATFRWHAPQRSNGVLVGYEAQCWAAGRRGARPAACAPARLPPARTQLVLTDLAPAATYFFQVRAYNDAGYGQYSEIVSASSDEINPIPKVMISSQESIKIVDLDSSESEIIPKSTGVPIDFAIDIEENIAYWVNNLEEIFSARINGSGHYKLTSTNGKAKSMCVDWVSRSIYWTQEENPSLETHILYRADLGLPNTRPRIYRVLKRERAMYSLQIIPLMRSLYWYEESNHTGFGTLMTSKVDGSDVRKFFNNSEYSDSDSDFREECSCPESPQVAKTFVIDLTSHIEIYWIDPWSYRIIASDIKGCNCRVVVDATEKKKYGFVPMSITVDSKYVYWYNSSDRSIFYTNKMKKNKIEQVKSSFGYKIMTLDAANQPYPPRQCLFPNAQNPIAKVLSTSANSITIQLPTITKPSRCSELEYEMTSSEYTIMYRLYSNDTTPCDKETCLRITTTDSDIEVTGLKPFTNYTAQIEVTNYYARLHEMKPLVGSMLLMQTAAEAPTAPKNVTGTVLSPVLARVEWTPEPGLWYELHWRTDDSPFLPNRLKEHNTFEVSSGGRAEMARLSPGTQYAVWVRARSRHSAVSADSLPLRLRTFPPPAPLALRAARPYALALAWPPPAAFPVHRYAVEYIEASGSSDTWLKCEETAKGEWIAKDLRPKTRYRFRVCLHYMKDSPPYYWPQDDRYTFETEGDVPGPPGALRVEAMGDKMLRARWAEPEPHGLPVELYRVWGRPANRVNYVEDNSTRNISELSADLPSDIDDEMKMRILREGLELLYTGPESYWLVDASQIGGAYSARVQARNARGWGPLSGAGELVARARARPLPAALALAAAALAALALLAAALFCTYNKRSKKKAALENQLTSPVMRRGPDVELATLRQLPIRHSTNILYNQGVHCPSDAELAALPHIRREQITLTKFLGSGAFGEVFEGLARQIDNNAGNTKVAVKTLRKGATEQEKTEFLKEAALMSNFKHEHILRLLGVCLDNDPNYIIMELMEGGDLLSYLRAKRSSLGTSESLTLLDLLNMCVDVTKGCRYLEEMHFVHRDLACRNCLVAYRDGRRVVKIGDFGLARDIYKNDYYRKEGEGLLPVRWMAVECLVDGVFSCQSDVWAWGVLCWEVLSLGAQPYPGRTNRQVLGFVRAGGTPDRPPNCPHLLYELLQKCWSYSAEARPSFRECLCVVTSLRDAAPRAPLPPPPADPAHHYLTLLGDDAVDNRTYLLDENDNACLDEDFPEQQMEPSHLLPQRTPKYLELMYDSDSPSGTICDGYEIPRSPLTYAPFSRHSIVGVAPNRLIKPPLYRTHSLRTNVRPPNATIIPLRNGIVKRASLCEGVQSSFTREPRPSSSQSRQEDFDKHIFKTPF; translated from the exons TGCAGAATAGGATGCGGTCTTTGGTTGGAAGGATTAGAAATATCTTGCCAAACGGCTTGT AATGTCACTTCGGAGATGGCGCTTTCCAGGGAGCTATATTGTGTTATGGGATGCAATGAAGCTCTCAATACGTATTTTCAAATGATACGAG ATCTTATAGGCACGCCTCCTGCACCAGCTCTAGTTGCCGATAGTTTAACAGCGACATCTCTCTCTCTTGTTTGGGAGGCACCAAATCTTGGCAACCTGAGCTACCTTGTACAATGGCGATACGAAGAGCTTCCTGGCAGTTGGCAATACTATTCTAATTCCAGTCGTTCCGATAAGTCCATTATAAATGTTGAGAATTTACGACCTTATACGAAATATcgg tttcGAGTCGCAATTTTCCTATCGGGTCGCAGTAGTGCCGGCGAGCCAGTATACTCATCGCCCTCTGTAGTCATATCGACTCTAGAGAGTGGTAAACCCAGCTCTGCGCCCACTGCACTTAGAGCCGCGGCTCCGGATCCGAGCCGGGTTGCAATATCCTGGGAGCCGGGACCTTTTCCTAATGGACCTTTGATATCCTATGTACTGAGGCTCGCCGATACTCAGCCGAATACGGACGTATTAGAG GACATGCCGGCATCAAACAAAACGCTGTTTTACATGTTTCAAAATTTAGCCCCCGCGCGGGAGTATGAAGTATCTGTAGCGATGCGAAATGCAGTGGGTGAAGGACCTAGGGCCTATGTCCGAATATCAACCCCACCTCTACCTACAT cCATACCCACTCAACAACCGGTTCTCATTTTGGGAGGAGAGCATAATATACTGGCAGCTTCTGCAAATGACATGCTATCTGACCCTATAGAACTATATAGCACGGATCATAATATAACAG GCGTGGGTGTTGATATCTCAAGCAATTCTCTGTTCATATCTGTGTCTAACGGGTATGTTTATAGAAGTTCTCTATCGAAAAAGAATGTACCAGAAGCAATTTTGACACCAGATACCATATCGTACAAACCTCTTGATCTGTCTGTAGACTGgttgaataaacatttgtatataCTTGGTGAAGTTTACCACAAAAACGAAGGAAGTTTGAATAACGCGAGTATGTACCCAAGTTGGGAAATATCGCGTTGTGATTTCgatggaaaaaataaaatgtttacattgGCTGGATTCCATTCGCGCCCTATTCATTTTGAAGTAGACGCTTACAATGG ATATCTGTTTTGGGCGCTCCGTGGTATAGAGCGGGGTGGTCTATATCGAATCGATTTAGCAAATATCTTAAACGGAGTACGGTACGAAGCTTCGCCAGAACTCATAGTGCGAGATGCTCATCTAGGAGCTTTTACCGTAGACCACGCTGATTTTAGATTACTGGTTGCTCATTTGCGTCGAAATACAGTGCTGGCAGTTTCTTTAGATGG gcgCGAAGTAACCGACTTTCGTAGCAACACACAAACACCAATGTTTTTCTCGCCGCGGTCAATCGCGTACGCCAACGGGTTATTCTACTGGACGAACGGCAAAGAAATGCTCACCGAAGAGTATCACGCGAAAAGCGACAGTTACTTCCACAACGAGTATCCCGTAGCGTACAACACCAAGAACATCGCGACGAGACAAGTGCTAGTTGCTTTACGGAGTTGTCAACCCATACCAGTGCCGGTCAATCCACCGTTGGGTGTTCAGAGTGTGATGGGAATCAGTCGCGCGAAGGTGTCCTGGTCTCCGCCACATTTGCTGGGCCACCAGGGGAGTGGCGCGTGGCAGCAGTGGACCTTCCACTTGCAGTTGACGCATGTGGGCACGGGGGAAACTATTGATAT aaaAAACATTAAGGAATCTACGCGTATCGTTGAAAATATCGAACAGGACACGGAATATGTGGTCAGAGTTGCAGCAGTGACACAATCTGGTTCAG GTCCGTGGTCTTCAGAATTTGTGGGAAAGACTTTGAAATCTACACCGACTACTTTACAAAGCACTTTATTGTGGTCAGGTCCTGATGGACTTTTGCAGACAGATTTAACCGGAGATAATTTACAAACTTTAATTCATCG ACGAGATCTCGAAAATCTAAAGATTATTGATATATCTTGGTATCGGGATAAACTTTATCTGGTTACAAATGCTTCCACTGTGATGTGGTATAACACGACGACACGCAAAAGAGACTTTATGCCCAATATGGAGAACGTTGGCAGTTTGGCTGTGGACTGGGTTGGCAAAAAGATTTATTGGTCTAATCCTAAACAGCAGTTG ataacacGTGGTAATTTCGACGGGAGTAACAGGGAGCCAGTGCCCATAGTTACTGTTGCGAAAGAGCTTACAATAGATTCCCTGGGAGCGTACATATACTGGAACACAGGACACGCGGTCGAGGCTGCTAGGCTTAATGGCGAAAATAAACTGATTTACTATCCAGCACAACTATTTAGCGGAAAGCAag TGATGGGTCTCACGGCagatttagaaaataaatggcTCTACTGGCTTGTGAGGAGTTATGATGGTTCTGAACTGCATAGAGCGTTGACAGCTGATAGAATTGCTCCCGGAGTCAGCGAG ATATCCGGAACGCTAGTTAGCCGTCTATCCGGCACGGCGACACTGGGCCCGCTGTGCTACTTCAGCGGGCGCCTGGTGTGGGTGCAGGATGCATCCCGGGCCGTCGTGTCCGACCTCGCGGGGAAGTATACCGCTGAGCTCATACCCAGGGTACACGTCATTGCTGTACGGGATCCGACACTGCATCATGGGAGTG AATCAATCATTGCGATACCAGAGACGATAAATTCATCGTCAATCGCCGTGGAAGGGGAATGGGATAAATTCAACGTGACTTGGGCTCCAGCCACGAGGGTTAACGTGAACAATAGCCGCGTTTACTATGACGTCAGCTTGCAGTTCCCGGGACAGTTCAAAATTGAG AAAACAGTAGAGGAGCCGTGGGTGGGCGTACGGTCGCGGCGCATCGAGCCGTACAGCGCGGTGGAGGTGTCGGTGCGCGCGCACACGCAGtggggcggcggcgcggcggggcGCGCGCGGGCCCGCTCGCCGCaggcgccgcccgccgcgcccacCGCGCCCAGGCTCTACGTGCAGCCCGCTAGCAG CGGCGGCTCGAACCGCGCCACGTTCCGGTGGCACGCGCCGCAGCGCAGCAACGGCGTGCTGGTGGGCTACGAGGCGCAGTGCTGGGCGGCGGGCCGGCGGGGCGCGCGCCCGGCCGCGTGCGCGCCCGCGCGCCTGCCGCCCGCGCGCACGCAGCTCGTGCTCACCGACCTCGCGCCCGCCGCCACTTACTTCTTTCAG GTCCGTGCCTATAATGACGCTGGATATGGACAGTATTCTGAAATTGTGTCGGCGTCATCAGATGAAATTAATCCCATTCCAAAAGTTATGATATCATCACAAGAATCAATCAAAATTGTCGACTTGGACTCGAGTGAAAGTGAAATTATACCTAAAAGTACTGGAGTGCCTATCGATTTCGCTATAGACATTGAGGAAAATATTGCTTATTGGGTTAATAATCTTGAAGAAATCTTCTCTGCTAGAATCAACGGCAGCGGACATTACAAA CTAACATCAACGAACGGTAAAGCAAAAAGCATGTGCGTGGATTGGGTCAGTCGGTCCATATACTGGACGCAAGAGGAAAATCCATCGCTTGAAACTCACATTTTGTATCGAGCCGACCTGGGTCTTCCCAACACTCGGCCGCGTATATATAGGGTGCTGAAGAGAGAACGAGCCATGTATAGTTTGCAGATTATACCGTTAATGCG GTCTCTGTACTGGTACGAAGAAAGTAATCACACTGGATTCGGAACTCTTATGACATCAAAGGTAGACGGTTCTGATGTTAGAAAATTCTTCAACAATTCAGAGTATAGCGATTCAGACTCTGATTTCAGAGAGGAATGTAGTTGTCCCGAAAGCCCTCAAGTAGCAAAAACCTTTGTGATTGATTTAACAAGTCACATTGAAATCTATTGGATCGATCCTTGGTCGTATAGAATTATTGCATCAGATATTAAAGGGTGTAATTGTAGAGTAGTCGTGGACGCCACCGAGAAAAAGAAATACGGTTTCGTGCCTATGTCCATAACAGTTGACAGTAAATACGTCTACTGGTACAATTCTTCGGACAGATCCATATTTTACACAAACAAAATGAAGAAGAACAAGATTGAACAGGTCAAATCATCATTTggctataaaataatgacCCTAGATGCAGCGAACCAACCGTACCCCCCGAGGCAATGTTTATTTCCGAATGCACAAAACCCTATTGCGAAAGTGCTATCGACCTCAGCGAACAGCATAACAATACAGTTGCCAACCATAACAAAGCCGAGCAGATGCAGCGAACTGGAATATGAAATGACATCCAGTGAATACACAATAATGTACCGCTTATATTCGAATGACACGACTCCGTGTGATAAGGAAACGTGTTTGCGTATAACTACAACGGATTCAGATATTGAGGTCACCGGTTTAAAGCCATTCACAAATTACACAGCTCAAATAGAAGTGACCAATTACTACGCGAGGTTACATGAGATGAAGCCACTCGTAGGTTCCATGCTACTCATGCAGACTGCTGCAGAAG cgCCTACAGCACCTAAAAACGTGACCGGAACAGTTTTAAGTCCGGTGTTGGCTCGCGTAGAGTGGACCCCAGAGCCCGGCTTGTGGTACGAACTGCACTGGAGAACTGATGATTCACCGTTTTTACCGAACCGCTTGAaag AGCACAACACGTTCGAGGTGTCGTCGGGCGGGCGCGCGGAGATGGCGCGGCTGTCGCCGGGCACGCAGTACGCGGTGTGGGTGCGCGCGCGCTCGCGCCACTCGGCCGTGTCGGCGGACTCGCTGCCGCTGCGCCTGCGCACGTtcccgccgcccgcgccgctcgCGCTGCGCGCCGCGCGCCCCTACGCGCTCGCGCTCGCCTggccgccgcccgccgcctTCCCCGTGCACCG ATATGCGGTAGAATACATTGAAGCAAGTGGTTCAAGTGATACTTGGCTAAAATGTGAAGAGACCGCCAAAGGTGAATGGATAGCAAAAGACTTGCGACCAAAGACCCGCTACCGATTCAGGGTTTGTCTGCATTATATGAAAGACTCGCCGCCGTACTACTGGCCACAGGATGATAGATACACTTTTGAAACTGAAG GCGACGTGCCAGGCCCGCCCGGCGCACTGCGCGTGGAGGCGATGGGCGACAAGATGCTGCGCGCGCGCTGGGCCGAGCCCGAGCCGCACGGCCTGCCCGTCGAGCTCTACCGCGTGTGGGGCCGCCCGGCCAACAG gGTTAACTACGTAGAAGACAATTCGACGAGAAATATAAGTGAACTGTCTGCAGATTTGCCAAGTGATATAgatgatgaaatgaaaatgCGCATTCTTCGCGAAGGACTTGAGTTGCTTTATACTGGACCTG AGTCGTACTGGCTGGTGGACGCGAGCCAGATCGGCGGCGCGTACTCGGCGCGCGTGCAGGCGCGCAACGCGCGCGGCTGGGGCCCGCTGTCGGGCGCGGGCGAGCTGGTGGCGCGCGCGCGGGCCCGCCCGCTGCCCGCCGCGCTCGCgctcgccgccgccgcgctcgccgcgcTCGCGCTGCTCGCCGCCGCGCTCTTCTGCA caTACAATAAGAGGAGTAAGAAGAAAGCAGCTTTAGAGAATCAACTCACATCGCCGGTTATGCGGAGAGGACCAGACGTCGAGCTGGCGACTTTGCGCCAACTACCTATCAGACATTCCACTAATATTCTCTATAACCAG GGTGTACACTGTCCATCGGACGCAGAATTAGCCGCGTTGCCGCACATTCGCCGAGAGCAAATCACACTAACCAAGTTCCTCGGCTCGGGCGCTTTCGGCGAAGTGTTCGAGGGACTCGCCAGACAGATAGATAATAACGCTGGCAACACTAAAGTTGCTGTTAAG ACTCTACGAAAAGGAGCAACGGAGCAGGAAAAAACGGAATTCTTAAAAGAAGCGGCTCTAATGTCGAACTTCAAGCACGAGCACATACTGCGGCTACTTGGAGTGTGTCTGGACAATGATCccaattatatcataatggAACTTATGGAAGGAGGAGACTTGCTTAGTTATTTGAGAGCTAAAAGATCTTCCTTG GGGACCTCCGAATCCCTGACCCTACTAGACCTACTGAACATGTGCGTTGACGTCACAAAGGGGTGTCGTTATCTCGAAGAGATGCATTTCGTGCACAGAGACCTGGCGTGTCGGAACTGCCTCGTGGCGTATAGAGATGGACGCAGAGTAGTTAAAATTGGAGATTTTGGACTTGCTAGGGATATATACAAGAATGATTACTATAGGAAGGAAGGGGAAG GTTTACTTCCAGTACGATGGATGGCAGTAGAGTGTTTAGTGGACGGAGTATTTTCGTGTCAATCCGATGTTTGGGCTTGGGGCGTACTCTGTTGGgag GTGCTGTCGCTGGGCGCGCAGCCGTACCCGGGGCGCACCAACCGGCAGGTGCTGGGCTTCGTGCGCGCCGGCGGCACGCCCGACCGCCCGCCCAACTGCCCGCACCTACT TTACGAGCTGCTGCAGAAGTGCTGGAGCTACAGCGCGGAGGCGCGGCCGTCGTTCCGCGAGTGCCTGTGCGTGGTGACGTCACTGCGCGACgcggcgccgcgcgcgccgctgccgccgccgcccgccgaCCCCGCGCACCACTACCTCACGCTGCTCGGGGACG ATGCTGTCGACAACCGCACCTATCTGCTCGACGAGAATGACAACGCCTGCTTAG atgAAGATTTCCCAGAACAACAGATGGAACCTTCGCATTTACTGCCGCAGCGGACACCAAAATACTTAGAGCTCATGTACGACAGTGACTCGCCTTCGGGCACGATATGCGACGGTTACGAAATACCTAGATCTCCACTCACATACGCACCATTCTCTCGACATTCCATTGTAGGTGTAGCACCCAATAGACTAATAAAACCTCCCTTGTACAGAACTCATTCGCTCAGAACTAATGTTAGGCCGCCAAACGCTACAATAATCCCTCTGAGAAACGGTATCGTGAAACGCGCGTCTCTATGCGAAGGCGTACAGAGTTCCTTCACGAGAGAACCCAGACCGAGCTCTTCGCAATCTCGACAAGAAGACTTcgacaaacatatatttaagacTCCATTTTAA